A window from Sinorhizobium fredii encodes these proteins:
- the ung gene encoding uracil-DNA glycosylase yields the protein MDATIRLEESWKTALAHEFLHGYMTDLKRFLLDEKQQGRQIFPRGSEYFRALDLTPLDKVRVVILGQDPYHGDGQANGLCFSVRPGVRTPPSLVNIYKELRDDLGIPPARHGFLESWARQGVLLLNSVLTVERGRAASHQGKGWERFTDAVIRAVNEQAQPVVFMLWGSYAQKKAAFVDRSRHLVLTAPHPSPLSAHSGFLGCRHFSNANAFLTSKGLDPIDWRLPDDPPLAVDRQAAAPC from the coding sequence ATGGATGCGACGATCAGGCTAGAAGAGAGCTGGAAGACGGCGTTGGCGCACGAATTCCTCCACGGCTATATGACCGATCTCAAGCGCTTCCTGTTGGACGAGAAGCAGCAGGGCCGACAGATCTTTCCGAGAGGCAGCGAATATTTCCGGGCGCTTGACCTGACCCCGCTCGACAAGGTTCGGGTCGTGATACTCGGCCAGGACCCCTATCACGGCGACGGTCAGGCGAATGGACTCTGCTTCAGCGTCCGGCCGGGCGTGCGTACCCCGCCGTCGCTGGTCAACATCTACAAGGAGCTTCGCGACGATCTCGGCATTCCGCCGGCCCGCCATGGCTTCCTTGAAAGCTGGGCGCGCCAGGGCGTGTTGCTCCTGAACAGCGTGCTGACGGTCGAGCGGGGCCGGGCGGCGTCGCATCAGGGCAAGGGCTGGGAACGCTTTACCGATGCCGTCATCCGCGCCGTCAACGAACAGGCCCAGCCGGTCGTCTTCATGCTCTGGGGCTCCTATGCGCAGAAGAAAGCGGCCTTCGTCGACCGCTCCCGCCACCTGGTGTTGACCGCGCCGCATCCGTCGCCGCTGTCGGCACATTCCGGCTTCCTCGGCTGCAGGCATTTCTCCAATGCCAATGCCTTTCTCACGTCGAAGGGGCTCGATCCGATCGATTGGCGGCTGCCGGACGATCCTCCTCTCGCCGTCGATCGGCAGGCTGCGGCACCCTGCTGA
- the modA gene encoding molybdate ABC transporter substrate-binding protein — protein sequence MRGGRHWLKGLMLALGLILAGAALAPAQAEEKVTVFAAASLKNALDAVNAKWKDETGKETTASYAASSALAKQIEQGAPADIFISADLAWMDYLAEKKLIKDDIRSNLLGNRLVLVSGKTDAAPVEIKPGLDLAALLGEGRLAMGAVDSVPAGKYGKAALEKLGIWPTVEAKVAGAESVRAALLLVSRGEAPYGIVYQTDAAADPGVKVVGTFPEYSHSPIIYPIAITAESKNPDAAAYLEFVKSPKAAAFFQAQGFIVLE from the coding sequence ATGAGGGGAGGGAGACATTGGCTTAAGGGTTTGATGCTGGCGCTCGGCCTGATTTTGGCTGGCGCAGCATTGGCTCCTGCCCAGGCGGAAGAAAAAGTTACGGTATTTGCCGCGGCAAGCCTGAAGAATGCCCTCGACGCGGTCAACGCCAAATGGAAAGACGAGACGGGCAAGGAGACGACCGCCTCCTATGCGGCAAGCTCGGCGCTCGCCAAGCAGATCGAACAGGGCGCGCCTGCCGATATCTTTATCTCGGCCGATCTCGCCTGGATGGATTACCTTGCCGAGAAGAAGCTGATCAAGGACGACATCCGCTCCAACCTGCTTGGCAACCGTCTCGTCCTCGTTTCCGGCAAGACCGACGCCGCGCCTGTCGAGATTAAGCCGGGCCTAGACCTCGCCGCTCTTCTCGGCGAAGGACGCCTGGCAATGGGCGCCGTCGATTCGGTTCCCGCCGGCAAATACGGCAAGGCCGCACTCGAAAAGCTCGGCATCTGGCCGACGGTCGAAGCAAAAGTCGCGGGAGCCGAAAGCGTGCGCGCCGCCCTGCTTCTCGTTTCGCGCGGCGAGGCCCCCTATGGCATCGTCTATCAGACGGACGCGGCCGCCGATCCGGGCGTGAAGGTTGTCGGCACCTTTCCGGAATACAGCCACTCGCCGATCATCTACCCGATAGCGATCACCGCAGAGAGCAAGAACCCGGACGCGGCTGCTTATCTCGAATTCGTCAAGTCGCCCAAGGCCGCGGCGTTTTTCCAGGCCCAGGGGTTCATCGTGCTTGAATAG
- the modB gene encoding molybdate ABC transporter permease subunit, translating to MVLSDAEWTAVRLSLRVATVAMLSSLPVALLVAMALARGRFWGRSILNGLVHMPLILPPVVTGFVLLLLFGRRGPIGAFLADNFGLVFSFRWTGAALACAVMGFPLMVRSIRLSIEAVDRKLEDAASTLGANPIWVFLTVTLPLILPGIVAGMILSFAKAMGEFGATITFVSNIPGETQTLSAAIYSFTQVPGGDAGAMRLAIISIILSMTALMLSEFLAVAAARRTVAA from the coding sequence ATGGTCTTGAGCGACGCGGAATGGACGGCCGTCCGCTTGAGCCTGCGGGTGGCAACGGTCGCAATGCTTTCGAGCCTGCCGGTCGCGCTTCTCGTCGCCATGGCATTGGCACGCGGTCGCTTCTGGGGCAGGTCGATCCTGAACGGCCTCGTGCACATGCCGCTGATCCTGCCGCCGGTCGTCACCGGCTTCGTGCTGCTCCTGCTGTTCGGCCGGCGCGGACCGATCGGCGCCTTCCTCGCCGACAATTTCGGCCTTGTCTTTTCCTTCCGCTGGACGGGTGCAGCACTCGCCTGCGCCGTCATGGGCTTTCCGCTGATGGTGCGCAGCATCCGGCTGTCAATCGAAGCGGTCGACCGGAAGCTGGAGGACGCCGCCTCAACGCTCGGCGCCAATCCGATCTGGGTGTTCCTGACCGTGACCTTGCCGCTGATTCTGCCCGGTATCGTCGCCGGCATGATCCTTTCCTTCGCCAAGGCGATGGGCGAATTCGGCGCGACGATCACCTTCGTCTCGAACATCCCCGGCGAGACCCAGACGCTTTCCGCGGCGATCTACAGCTTCACCCAGGTGCCGGGCGGCGACGCCGGCGCCATGCGGCTCGCCATCATCTCCATTATTCTTTCAATGACGGCGCTGATGCTGTCGGAATTCCTCGCCGTCGCGGCGGCGCGACGGACGGTCGCCGCATGA
- the modC gene encoding molybdenum ABC transporter ATP-binding protein produces the protein MSLEVEARHRIGSFAIDAAFRSEGGVTALFGRSGSGKTSLINIVAGLLRPDRGRIVLDGDVIADSEERLFTPVHRRHFGYVFQEARLFPHLSVRHNLAYGRWFAGAGKSASEFHKVVEMLGIGDLLERRPSTLSGGERQRVAVGRALLAAPRLLLMDEPLAALDEARKAEILPYLERLRDETKIPIVYVSHSVTEVGRLAERIVVIEEGRVKASGTASAILNQPAAAIVRRETGALVEGVVVSHDSQHRLTVVLAGECLIRIPHLVSTPGNRLRLYIAGRDVMLATTKPEGISALNVLKGTIIDLSPAQEGSVDVRVDCGGNVIVSRITALSRETLGLEPAKPVHAIIKTVALDY, from the coding sequence ATGAGCCTCGAGGTCGAAGCGCGCCACCGGATTGGCTCATTCGCCATAGACGCCGCCTTCCGCTCGGAGGGCGGCGTGACGGCGCTTTTCGGCCGTTCCGGCTCCGGCAAGACTTCGCTGATCAACATCGTCGCCGGGCTGCTGCGACCCGATCGGGGCCGCATCGTTCTCGACGGCGATGTGATCGCCGACAGCGAGGAGCGGCTCTTCACCCCCGTTCACCGCCGGCACTTCGGCTATGTCTTCCAGGAGGCCCGGCTCTTTCCGCATCTGAGCGTCCGCCACAACCTCGCCTATGGGCGCTGGTTCGCCGGCGCCGGCAAATCCGCCTCCGAGTTCCACAAGGTCGTCGAAATGCTCGGCATCGGAGATCTGCTCGAGCGCCGTCCTTCGACTCTCTCTGGCGGCGAACGCCAGCGCGTCGCCGTTGGGCGGGCGCTGCTTGCAGCACCCCGGCTGCTGCTGATGGACGAGCCGCTCGCCGCCCTCGACGAGGCCAGAAAGGCGGAGATCCTGCCCTATCTCGAGCGGCTCCGCGATGAGACCAAGATACCGATCGTCTATGTCAGCCATTCCGTCACGGAGGTGGGGCGGCTGGCCGAGCGCATCGTGGTGATCGAGGAGGGCCGGGTCAAGGCATCCGGCACGGCGTCCGCGATTCTCAACCAGCCGGCGGCCGCGATCGTGCGGCGGGAGACAGGCGCCTTGGTTGAAGGCGTGGTCGTAAGCCACGATTCCCAGCATCGACTGACGGTGGTGCTGGCCGGCGAATGCCTGATCCGCATACCGCATCTCGTCTCCACACCCGGCAATCGCCTCCGCCTTTACATCGCCGGGCGCGACGTGATGCTCGCCACCACGAAACCGGAAGGGATCAGCGCCCTCAACGTCCTGAAGGGAACGATCATCGATCTTTCACCGGCGCAGGAGGGCAGCGTCGACGTCCGCGTCGACTGCGGCGGCAATGTCATCGTCTCCCGCATCACCGCCCTCTCCCGCGAGACGCTCGGGCTCGAGCCGGCCAAGCCCGTCCACGCGATCATCAAGACGGTCGCGTTGGACTATTAG
- a CDS encoding winged helix-turn-helix domain-containing protein → MPKADKELRLVLRIDFPPEGRLGRGKIMLLELIRETGSISAAGRAMDMSYRRAWLLVDALNRMFEEPAVESQRGGKQGGGAALTVFGETLIERFRGMEAKARSAIAEDLDWLEAARSGEAARRTESSSAKRPAQPS, encoded by the coding sequence ATGCCCAAAGCCGACAAAGAGCTTCGCCTCGTCCTGCGCATCGATTTCCCGCCCGAGGGTCGCCTCGGGCGCGGCAAGATCATGCTTCTCGAACTGATCCGCGAGACCGGGTCGATCTCCGCCGCCGGCCGCGCCATGGACATGTCCTATCGGCGTGCCTGGCTGCTGGTCGATGCGCTCAACCGGATGTTCGAGGAGCCCGCAGTCGAGTCGCAGCGGGGCGGCAAGCAAGGCGGGGGTGCGGCGCTTACCGTCTTCGGCGAGACGCTGATCGAGCGCTTTCGGGGGATGGAAGCCAAGGCGAGGAGCGCGATCGCAGAAGACCTCGACTGGCTGGAGGCGGCGCGATCGGGCGAAGCAGCGCGCCGGACGGAAAGCTCATCCGCGAAACGACCTGCGCAACCGTCCTAA
- a CDS encoding SDR family oxidoreductase, with product MSGLLAGKRAVITAAAQGIGRAAAEAFSREGASVIATDINEDRLAELAATGIELAKLDVLSEAAIADFAARTGPVDVLFNCAGFVHAGTILEASDKDYDFAFDLNVKSMFRMIRAFLPGMVEMGGGSIINMSSVAGVPMGVPNRFVYSASKAAVIGLTKSVAIDFIGKGIRCNAIAPGTVQSPSLEERMRAQGDYEEARAAFIARQPMGRLGTPEEIAALAVYLASDASAYTTGHVHVVDGGMSL from the coding sequence ATGAGCGGACTTCTTGCGGGCAAGCGTGCTGTGATCACGGCTGCGGCACAAGGTATCGGCCGCGCGGCGGCCGAGGCGTTCAGCCGGGAAGGGGCGTCGGTGATCGCAACCGACATCAACGAGGACAGGCTCGCCGAGCTGGCAGCCACCGGGATCGAATTGGCGAAGCTCGACGTGCTGAGCGAAGCGGCGATCGCCGATTTTGCGGCGCGCACTGGTCCTGTCGATGTCCTCTTCAACTGCGCCGGCTTCGTCCATGCCGGCACGATCCTGGAAGCGAGCGACAAGGATTACGACTTCGCCTTCGATCTCAACGTCAAATCGATGTTCCGGATGATCCGCGCCTTCCTGCCGGGCATGGTCGAAATGGGCGGCGGCTCGATCATCAACATGTCGTCGGTCGCCGGCGTGCCGATGGGCGTGCCGAACCGCTTCGTCTATTCCGCCAGCAAGGCGGCGGTCATCGGCCTCACCAAGTCGGTGGCGATCGACTTCATCGGCAAGGGCATTCGCTGCAACGCCATTGCGCCCGGCACGGTGCAATCGCCGTCGCTCGAGGAGCGGATGCGGGCGCAGGGCGACTACGAGGAGGCGCGCGCCGCCTTCATCGCCCGCCAGCCGATGGGCCGGCTCGGCACGCCGGAGGAAATCGCCGCGCTCGCCGTCTATCTCGCCAGCGACGCTTCGGCCTATACGACCGGCCATGTGCATGTGGTCGACGGCGGCATGAGCCTCTGA
- a CDS encoding NAD(P)/FAD-dependent oxidoreductase, giving the protein MPGPTLDPVVTDPSLPRKADVVIIGGGIIGVSTALFLAERGVKVVLCEKGVLAGEQSSRNWGWVRVMGRDRREIPMAMASLKIWDTLDARIGGETGFRRSGILYISETEQDLANRDAWLALAKPHGVDSRQIGPDETQAVMGGAAIRYKGALYTPSDGRAEPQKAVPAIAAGARRAGATIVTGCAVRGIERSGGRVSAVVTEKGRIETATVVLAGGAWSRLFCKGVGIRLPQLKVRNTVLRTAPVEGGPDGAGATGSYAYRKRLDGGYTIATAGVNLHPLVPDSLAFFRDFRPVRRADPDSVQVGFSAQSWREQFEITPVPLDRPGAFERHRILDPRPDARSVLPALEAARLALPVLRQVEPVQIWAGLIDVTPDVVPVISHAEAVPGLLIATGFSGHGFGIGPGAGHLVADLVTGDRPIVDPTEFRLSRFSDGTPIELAPPV; this is encoded by the coding sequence ATGCCCGGCCCCACCCTTGATCCCGTCGTCACCGACCCGTCGCTGCCGCGCAAAGCGGATGTCGTCATCATCGGCGGTGGAATTATCGGGGTCAGCACGGCGCTTTTTCTGGCCGAACGCGGCGTCAAGGTCGTGCTCTGCGAAAAAGGCGTGCTTGCCGGCGAGCAATCGAGCCGCAACTGGGGCTGGGTGCGGGTTATGGGCCGTGATCGGCGCGAGATCCCGATGGCGATGGCCTCGCTGAAGATCTGGGACACGCTCGATGCGCGCATCGGCGGCGAGACCGGCTTTCGCCGCAGCGGCATCCTCTACATATCGGAAACGGAGCAGGACCTCGCCAATCGCGATGCCTGGCTGGCGCTTGCCAAACCGCATGGCGTCGACAGCCGGCAGATCGGCCCGGACGAGACCCAGGCGGTCATGGGCGGCGCGGCTATCCGCTACAAGGGCGCACTTTACACGCCGAGCGACGGCAGGGCCGAGCCGCAGAAGGCGGTGCCGGCGATCGCGGCCGGAGCCCGCCGCGCCGGCGCGACCATCGTCACCGGTTGCGCCGTGCGCGGCATCGAGCGGAGCGGCGGACGAGTCAGCGCGGTCGTCACCGAGAAGGGCCGCATCGAAACGGCGACGGTGGTGCTTGCCGGCGGCGCCTGGTCGCGGCTCTTCTGCAAGGGGGTCGGCATCCGCCTGCCGCAGTTGAAGGTGCGCAACACGGTGCTCAGGACCGCCCCGGTCGAAGGCGGGCCGGACGGCGCCGGCGCAACGGGAAGCTATGCCTATCGCAAGCGCCTCGACGGTGGCTATACGATCGCCACTGCCGGTGTGAACCTGCATCCGCTCGTCCCGGACAGCCTGGCTTTCTTCCGTGACTTCCGGCCGGTGCGGAGGGCCGACCCGGACTCGGTCCAGGTGGGCTTCAGCGCCCAGAGCTGGCGCGAACAGTTCGAGATCACGCCCGTTCCGCTCGACCGCCCGGGCGCCTTCGAGCGGCACCGCATCCTCGATCCGCGACCGGATGCACGCTCGGTCCTACCCGCCCTCGAAGCGGCGAGACTCGCACTCCCGGTGCTACGGCAGGTCGAGCCAGTGCAGATCTGGGCCGGGCTGATCGACGTCACACCCGATGTGGTGCCGGTCATTTCGCACGCAGAAGCTGTGCCCGGCCTCCTCATCGCCACCGGCTTTTCCGGCCACGGTTTCGGTATCGGACCCGGTGCCGGACACCTGGTGGCCGACCTCGTCACCGGCGACCGACCGATCGTCGATCCCACCGAATTTCGACTGTCGCGATTCTCCGACGGGACGCCGATCGAGCTCGCACCGCCCGTCTGA
- a CDS encoding 3-methyl-2-oxobutanoate dehydrogenase (2-methylpropanoyl-transferring) subunit alpha: MDEFSRLSLHVPEPAVRPGDQPDFSNVKIPKAGSVPRPEVDVEPEAIRDLAYSIIRVLNREGEAVGPWAGLLSDDELLTGLRHMMLLRAFDARMLMAQRQGKTSFYMQHLGEEAVSCAFRRALRKGDMNFPTYRQAGLLIADDYPMVEMMNQIFSNELDPCHGRQLPVMYTSKEHGFFTISGNLATQYVQAVGWAMASAIKNDTRIAAGWIGDGSTAESDFHSALVFASTYKAPVILNIVNNQWAISTFQGIARGGSGTFAARGLGFGIPALRVDGNDYLAVYAVARWAAERARRNLGPTLIEYVTYRVGAHSTSDDPSAYRPKTESEAWPLGDPVLRLKKHLILRGAWSDERHAQTEAEIMDQVIQAQKEAESHGTLHAGGRPSVRDIFEGVYAEMPPHIRRQRQKAGY; this comes from the coding sequence ATGGATGAATTCAGCCGACTGAGCCTGCATGTCCCCGAACCGGCCGTCCGGCCCGGCGATCAGCCCGATTTCTCCAACGTCAAGATCCCGAAAGCCGGTTCCGTGCCGCGGCCCGAGGTCGACGTGGAGCCGGAAGCGATCCGCGATCTCGCCTACTCGATCATTCGGGTGCTGAACCGCGAGGGCGAGGCAGTCGGCCCCTGGGCCGGCCTCCTCTCGGACGACGAGCTTTTGACTGGACTTCGCCACATGATGCTGCTCAGGGCCTTCGACGCCCGCATGCTGATGGCCCAGCGGCAGGGCAAGACCTCCTTCTACATGCAGCATCTCGGCGAGGAGGCGGTGAGCTGCGCCTTCAGAAGAGCGCTCCGCAAGGGCGACATGAACTTTCCGACCTATCGCCAGGCGGGGCTGCTGATCGCCGACGACTATCCGATGGTCGAGATGATGAACCAGATCTTCTCGAACGAGCTGGATCCCTGCCACGGCCGGCAATTGCCGGTCATGTACACGTCGAAGGAGCACGGCTTCTTCACGATCTCCGGCAACCTTGCCACCCAATATGTCCAGGCGGTCGGCTGGGCGATGGCCTCGGCCATCAAGAACGATACCCGGATTGCCGCCGGCTGGATCGGCGACGGCTCGACGGCCGAGTCGGATTTCCATTCCGCGCTGGTCTTCGCCTCCACCTACAAGGCGCCGGTCATCCTCAATATCGTCAACAACCAATGGGCGATTTCCACTTTCCAGGGCATCGCCCGCGGCGGCTCCGGCACTTTTGCCGCGCGCGGCCTGGGCTTCGGCATTCCGGCGCTGCGCGTCGACGGCAACGACTACCTCGCCGTCTATGCAGTCGCCCGCTGGGCGGCCGAGCGGGCGCGGCGCAATCTCGGTCCGACGCTGATCGAATACGTGACCTACCGGGTCGGCGCCCATTCGACATCGGACGATCCGAGCGCCTACCGGCCGAAGACGGAATCGGAAGCCTGGCCGCTCGGCGACCCGGTGCTGCGGCTGAAGAAGCACCTGATCCTGCGCGGCGCCTGGTCGGATGAGCGGCATGCCCAGACGGAGGCGGAGATCATGGATCAGGTGATCCAGGCCCAGAAGGAAGCCGAGAGCCACGGCACGCTGCATGCCGGCGGCAGACCCTCCGTGCGTGACATTTTCGAGGGCGTCTATGCCGAGATGCCGCCGCATATCCGCCGTCAGCGGCAGAAGGCAGGGTACTGA
- a CDS encoding alpha-ketoacid dehydrogenase subunit beta: MARMTMIEAVRSAMDVSMGRDEDVVVFGEDVGYFGGVFRCTQGLQAKYGKTRCFDAPISESGIVGTAIGMAAYGLKPCVEIQFADYMYPAYDQLTQEAARIRYRSNGDFTCPIVVRMPTGGGIFGGQTHSQSPEALFTHVCGLKVIVPSNPYDAKGLLISAIEDPDPVMFLEPKRLYNGPFDGHHERPVTPWSKHELGDVPEGHYSIPIGKAEIRRKGSAVTVIAYGTMVHVALAAVEETGIDAEVIDLRSLLPLDLETIVRSVTKTGRCVVVHEATLTSGFGGELVALVQEHCFYHLEAPVVRVTGWDTPYPHAQEWDYFPGPARVGRALTEAMEG, from the coding sequence ATGGCCAGAATGACGATGATCGAAGCGGTGCGCAGCGCCATGGACGTCTCGATGGGGCGTGACGAGGATGTCGTCGTCTTCGGCGAGGACGTCGGCTATTTCGGCGGCGTCTTCCGCTGCACCCAGGGGCTGCAGGCGAAGTACGGCAAGACCCGCTGCTTCGATGCGCCGATCAGCGAATCCGGCATCGTCGGCACCGCCATCGGCATGGCGGCCTATGGGTTGAAACCCTGCGTCGAGATCCAGTTCGCCGACTACATGTATCCGGCCTATGACCAGCTCACCCAGGAGGCGGCGCGCATCCGCTACCGCTCGAACGGCGACTTCACCTGTCCGATCGTCGTGCGCATGCCGACCGGCGGCGGCATCTTCGGCGGCCAGACCCACAGCCAGAGCCCGGAAGCGCTCTTCACCCATGTCTGCGGCCTGAAAGTCATCGTGCCGTCGAACCCCTATGATGCCAAGGGCCTGCTGATCTCGGCGATCGAGGATCCGGACCCGGTGATGTTCCTGGAGCCGAAGCGGCTCTATAACGGCCCATTCGACGGCCATCACGAGCGCCCGGTGACCCCGTGGTCGAAGCACGAGCTCGGCGACGTGCCGGAGGGGCATTACTCGATCCCGATCGGCAAGGCGGAGATCCGCCGCAAGGGTTCGGCAGTCACCGTGATCGCCTATGGAACCATGGTGCATGTGGCACTCGCCGCCGTGGAGGAGACCGGCATCGATGCGGAAGTCATCGATCTGCGGAGCCTGCTGCCGCTCGATCTCGAAACGATCGTGCGGTCCGTCACCAAGACCGGACGCTGCGTCGTCGTGCACGAGGCGACGCTGACATCCGGCTTCGGGGGCGAGCTCGTCGCCCTCGTTCAGGAGCACTGCTTCTATCACCTCGAGGCTCCGGTCGTCCGGGTGACCGGCTGGGATACGCCCTACCCGCATGCCCAGGAATGGGACTATTTCCCCGGTCCGGCGCGCGTCGGTCGCGCGCTCACCGAAGCTATGGAGGGCTGA
- a CDS encoding dihydrolipoamide acetyltransferase family protein: MGEFIIKMPDVGEGVAEAELVEWHVKPGDPVREDMVLAAVMTDKATVEIPSPVSGKVLWLGAEIGDTVAVKAPLVRIETAGEAGEPPPDSVPEALAEAVLEEPVAVSAPQAPKTPPKLEKVESRPAPALREAADIAKKPLASPAVRLRARESGVDLRQVIGTGPAGRITHEDLDLFISRGAEPLPAQVGLARKTAVEEVKIAGLRRRIAEKMSLSTSRIPHITYVEEVDMTALEDLRATMNRDRKPDQPKLTILPFLMRALVRTVADQPGVNAIFDDHAGIVHRHAAVHIGIATQTPAGLTVPVVRHAEARGIWDCAAELNRLAEAARTGTATRDELIGSTITISSLGALGGIASTPVINHPEVAIVGVNKIAVRPVWDGTQFVPRKIMNLSSSFDHRVIDGWDAATFVQRLKTLLETPALIFVEG, translated from the coding sequence GTGGGCGAATTCATCATCAAGATGCCGGATGTCGGCGAAGGCGTTGCCGAGGCCGAACTCGTCGAATGGCACGTCAAGCCCGGCGATCCGGTCCGCGAGGACATGGTGCTCGCCGCCGTGATGACCGACAAGGCGACGGTCGAGATCCCCTCGCCGGTTTCCGGCAAGGTCCTCTGGCTCGGCGCAGAGATCGGCGACACGGTTGCCGTGAAGGCGCCGCTTGTACGGATCGAGACTGCCGGCGAGGCTGGCGAACCCCCGCCGGACAGCGTTCCGGAGGCGCTCGCCGAAGCCGTGCTGGAAGAGCCTGTCGCAGTCTCCGCACCACAAGCCCCCAAGACGCCGCCAAAGCTTGAGAAGGTCGAGTCCCGACCGGCGCCGGCCCTACGTGAGGCGGCAGACATCGCGAAGAAGCCGCTGGCTTCGCCGGCAGTCCGGCTGCGCGCCCGGGAGAGCGGCGTCGATCTTCGGCAGGTGATCGGGACCGGACCGGCCGGGCGCATCACCCATGAGGATCTCGACCTCTTCATCAGCCGCGGGGCCGAACCGCTGCCGGCCCAGGTCGGCCTCGCCCGCAAGACGGCGGTCGAGGAGGTCAAGATAGCCGGCCTGAGGCGCCGGATCGCCGAGAAAATGTCGCTCTCCACGTCGCGCATCCCCCATATCACCTATGTGGAGGAAGTGGACATGACGGCGCTCGAGGATCTGCGGGCGACGATGAACCGCGACCGCAAGCCGGATCAGCCGAAGCTGACGATCCTGCCTTTCCTGATGCGGGCGCTGGTCCGGACCGTCGCCGACCAGCCGGGCGTCAATGCCATCTTCGATGATCATGCTGGCATCGTCCATCGTCACGCGGCCGTCCATATCGGCATCGCCACGCAGACGCCGGCCGGCCTGACCGTGCCGGTCGTACGCCATGCCGAGGCGCGCGGTATCTGGGACTGCGCTGCCGAATTGAACCGGCTGGCCGAAGCGGCCCGCACCGGCACCGCAACCCGCGACGAGCTGATCGGCTCGACGATCACCATCTCCTCGCTCGGTGCGCTTGGCGGCATCGCCTCGACCCCGGTCATCAATCACCCGGAGGTGGCGATCGTCGGCGTCAACAAGATCGCCGTCCGGCCGGTCTGGGACGGGACGCAATTCGTGCCGCGCAAGATCATGAATCTGTCGTCGAGCTTCGACCACCGCGTCATCGACGGCTGGGACGCCGCCACCTTCGTGCAGCGCCTGAAGACGCTGCTCGAAACGCCGGCACTGATTTTCGTTGAGGGGTGA